A window of the Bombus huntii isolate Logan2020A chromosome 8, iyBomHunt1.1, whole genome shotgun sequence genome harbors these coding sequences:
- the LOC126868571 gene encoding spondin-1 isoform X1, with protein sequence MCSGIADCTMLFLIVTTCLAMAVQAGCPMRPTAEQTSAPRTTGDGGYRILVSGKADKYIPNAVYTISLQGSQTHERLQQFTRFTLSVNSQHAPNNLNARVGYFQLFSDSLTTFNEDCVNTISEASDYPKTEIQVMWKAPPSGSGCVIFTAMVLENSVRWYAEDVGLTKTFCEMEAAESATFNVDKCCACDEAKYSLTMEGLWSNVTHPKDFPFSIWLTHFSDLIGASHVPTFSFWGKDHIATDGFRQLAEWGSASGVESELRAQTGNKLKTLIKAAGLWYPNVNSNTTSSFKVDRLHPMISAASMFGPSPDWVVGVSKLNLCRKDCTWTKSEIIDLYPWDAGTDNGISYMSPNSETKPREKMKPITTLYPEDPRSPFYDPTGRPMQPLARLYLNREKIIPRGCDEEILQQQVTQLEVVENNEDTSRPECQTTEYTAWSSCSVTCGKGLRMRTRSYLMPEKAAMFKCNRQLVSKEMCVSSIPECPGEEETDDTDLLPVLNNPFCETTDWGSWSECSSTCGPGLRMRTRRFQNSMGRKRCPHVSIVEREKCMEAACVSGLEEQIDPTCKVTEWSDWSPCSASCGKGVKLRTRLLMVDPSQQQHCSSKLELLQQRPCLEQADCTFDMATAKVVCMEQADPGPCRGYFQRWAFVPQKLMCVPFGYGGCRGNRNNFLTAEECNNTCRIVRDILSGQPVSEADARNGLIPRAEPVDCRVSKWSPWSPCSVTCGTGRVTSYRTILQEPQNGGNPCPKKLQRRFRCQLAPCE encoded by the exons ATGTGCAGTGGTATAGCAG ACTGCACGATGTTGTTCCTGATCGTGACAACGTGTCTGGCGATGGCGGTACAGGCCGGATGTCCTATGCGACCGACCGCGGAACAAACTTCCGCTCCGAGGACTACGGGCGACGGTGGCTATAGGATACTCGTTAGCGGGAAGGCCGACAAATATATTCCCAACGCTGTTTACACGATCAGTTTGCAAG GATCACAAACGCACGAGAGGCTGCAACAGTTCACGCGTTTCACGCTCTCGGTGAATTCTCAACACGCTCCAAATAATCTTAACGCTCGAGTAGGATACTTTCAACTGTTTTCCGATTCTTTGACCACGTTCAATGAAGACTGCGTCAACACCATCTCGGAAGCTTCCGATTATCCGAAAACGGAG ATCCAAGTGATGTGGAAGGCACCGCCGTCAGGATCAGGATGCGTTATCTTTACAGCTATGGTGCTGGAGAATAGCGTGCGATGGTACGCCGAGGACGTTGGCTTAACCAAGACCTTCTGCGAAATGGAAGCAGCCGAGAGCGCGACCTTCAATGTGGACAAGTGCTGCGCCTGCGACGAGGCAAAATACTCG TTGACAATGGAAGGACTCTGGTCAAACGTGACTCATCCAAAAGACTTTCCATTTTCTATTTGGTTGACCCACTTCAGTGACCTAATCGGCGCTTCTCACGTGCCGACATTTTCCTTCTGGGGTAAGGACCACATCGCAACTGATGGCTTCCGGCAGTTAGCTGAGTGGGGATCCGCGTCAGGAGTAGAATCTGAGCTCAGGGCTCAGACcggaaataaattaaaaacgcTCATCAAAGCTGCTGGATTGTGGTACCCAAACGTAAACAGCAATACTACCAGCAGTTTcaa AGTGGATAGGCTACATCCCATGATATCTGCAGCTTCCATGTTTGGCCCTTCTCCAGATTGGGTCGTCGGTGTTAGTAAACTAAATCTCTGCAGAAAGGACTGTACCTGGACCAAAAGCGAGATAATCGATTTATACCCGTGGGACGCTGGCACTGACAATGGAATCTCCTACATGTCGCCCAATTCTGAAACAAAGCCGCGCGAGAAGATGAAACCAATCACCACTCTGTACCCTGAAGATCCCAGATCACCGTTTTACGACCCAACTGGAAGGCCCATGCAGCCATTAGCCAGGTTGTATTTGAACAGAGAGAAAATTATTCCGCGGGGTTGCGACGAGGAAATTCTTCAGCAACAAGTCACGCAGCTCGAAGTAGTTGAGAACAACGAGGATACTTCTAGAC CCGAATGTCAGACTACAGAGTACACAGCTTGGTCAAGCTGTTCGGTGACTTGCGGCAAAGGACTGAGAATGCGTACCAGGTCGTATCTAATGCCTGAAAAAGCAGCAATGTTCAAGTGCAACAGGCAATTAGTTTCAAAGGAAATGTGTGTCTCATCGATCCCGGAATGCCC TGGAGAGGAGGAGACAGACGATACTGATTTGCTGCCGGTTCTTAATAATCCTTTTTGCGAGACAACTGATTGGGGTTCCTGGTCCGAGTGCTCCTCTACGTGTGGTCCGGGGCTAAGGATGAGAACAAGACGATTCCAGAATAGCATGGGTCGTAAACGATGTCCTCACGTTTCCATTGTCGAGAGAGAAAAATGTATGGAAGCGGCGTGCGTGTCTGGCTTAGAGGAACAGATCGATCCTACGTGCAAG GTGACTGAGTGGTCCGATTGGTCTCCGTGTAGCGCTTCTTGCGGAAAGGGGGTAAAATTGAGAACCAGACTGTTGATGGTAGACCCGTCACAGCAGCAACATTGCTCCTCTAAATTGGAATTGCTGCAGCAACGTCCGTGTTTGGAGCAGGCTGACTGTACTTTCGACATGGCGACTGCAAAAG TGGTCTGTATGGAACAAGCTGATCCTGGACCCTGCAGGGGTTACTTCCAGAGGTGGGCGTTCGTTCCTCAGAAACTGATGTGCGTACCCTTTGGCTATGGAGGTTGTCGTGGTAACAGGAACAACTTCTTGACTGCTGAAGAGTGCAACAATACCTGTCGCATT GTACGAGACATTCTTAGCGGGCAGCCTGTAAGTGAAGCTGATGCTAGAAATGGTCTGATACCTCGCGCAGAACCTGTCGATTGTCGTGTGAGCAAGTGGTCACCTTGGTCACCTTGTAGCGTCACGTGTGGTACAGGTCGCGTTACCAGTTATCGTACAATCCTG CAAGAGCCACAAAACGGAGGAAATCCTTGTCCCAAGAAGCTTCAGCGGCGATTCAGATGCCAGCTAGCACCATGCGAGTAA
- the LOC126868574 gene encoding uncharacterized protein KIAA0930 homolog isoform X2 has product MATLAGSSSSGLTRPPTMLEQLLEEINFQRTKELRQMLKDDSGFVILQGTTYWTDLFVRHFLFQAEHTIDGDDLLFFVRKKHVKTSSRYLPKFETEVDVFRKDSKKLPIGDPDIDWEETVYLNLVVHQFDYTLTLAICTRTSPKELQVLRRHSQKVYASPSRRRMDAKGDLEEMTYPHICFMVDNFDEVFCDILVRDGEMVCVELVASDREGAIQGVIFLGSIRYDALKKVYDARSSLSTKMAQRMTFGLFSGAASQRIEFVRMKGPRGKGHAEMAVTKPKGSGAETPTSEPGYCATDSLWDADWDDAEELFMYRHQRRLSDPSANLNNFVRGGWRTKPDTAATKARSENEGLDSMANGLNEIEAGDVRDELDDGAYNPLWTMRGFTQTFHFWKETRRAQSVPLNAFLTYITLPWWSIAKDILDHREGPILTF; this is encoded by the exons ATGGCTACTCTGGCGGGCAGCTCGTCGTCGGGCCTCACCAGGCCACCGACAATGCTGGAGCAGCTTCTCGAGGAGATCAACTTCCAGAGGACCAAGGAGCTCAGGCAGATGCTCAAAGATG ACTCGGGTTTCGTGATACTTCAAGGTACAACCTACTGGACGGACCTGTTTGTCAGGCACTTCCTCTTCCAGGCGGAGCATACGATCGACGGCGACGatctccttttcttcgtgCGCAAAAAACACGTGAAAACATCGTCGAGATACTTACCAAAGTTCGAAACGGAGGTGGACGTGTTCCGGAAAGACAGCAAAAAGTTACCAATCGGCGATCCCGACATCGATTGGGAAGAAACCGTGTACCTGAACCTAGTCGTGCACCAGTTCGACTACACGCTAACGTTAGCGATTTGCACAAGGACGAGTCCCAAGGAATTGCAA gTATTACGAAGACACTCGCAAAAGGTTTACGCAAGCCCGAGTCGGCGGCGAATGGACGCGAAAGGAGATCTCGAAGAGATGACGTACCCGCATATATGTTTCATGGTGGACAATTTCGACGAAGTTTTCTGTGATATTCTAGTCAGGGATGGGGAGATGGTGTGCGTGGAATTGGTTGCGTCCGACAGGGAGGGCGCCATTCAAGGTGTCATTTTTCTCGGGTCTATCAGATACGACGCTTTGAAGAAAGTATATGACGCAAGA TCCAGTCTCAGTACCAAAATGGCGCAGCGTATGACCTTTGGCTTGTTTTCTGGCGCGGCTTCCCAACGAATAGAATTCGTTCGAATGAAGGGACCTCGTG GCAAGGGGCACGCGGAAATGGCTGTGACGAAGCCAAAGGGTTCAGGAGCGGAGACACCAACTTCGGAACCTGGCTACTGTGCCACGGATTCCCTCTGGGACGCTGATTGGGACGACGCCGAGGAATTATTTATGTATCGACATCAACGAAGGCTATCCGACCCAAGCGccaatttgaataatttcgtCCGGGGTGGTTGGAGAACGAAACCAGACACAGCTGCAACGAAAGCCAGGTCAGAGAACGAGGGTCTGGACTCGATGGCCAATGGACTGAACGAAATCGAAGCTGGAGACGTTCGAGACG AGTTGGACGACGGCGCTTACAACCCTCTGTGGACGATGCGAGGATTCACACAGACCTTCCATTTCTGGAAAGAGACCAGACGGGCCCAATCCGTTCCCTTGAACGCGTTTCTTACTTATATTACCCTGCCATGGTGGAGCATTGCCAAAG ATATTCTTGATCATCGAGAAGGACCTATTCTGACGTTCTAG
- the LOC126868571 gene encoding spondin-1 isoform X2 yields MLFLIVTTCLAMAVQAGCPMRPTAEQTSAPRTTGDGGYRILVSGKADKYIPNAVYTISLQGSQTHERLQQFTRFTLSVNSQHAPNNLNARVGYFQLFSDSLTTFNEDCVNTISEASDYPKTEIQVMWKAPPSGSGCVIFTAMVLENSVRWYAEDVGLTKTFCEMEAAESATFNVDKCCACDEAKYSLTMEGLWSNVTHPKDFPFSIWLTHFSDLIGASHVPTFSFWGKDHIATDGFRQLAEWGSASGVESELRAQTGNKLKTLIKAAGLWYPNVNSNTTSSFKVDRLHPMISAASMFGPSPDWVVGVSKLNLCRKDCTWTKSEIIDLYPWDAGTDNGISYMSPNSETKPREKMKPITTLYPEDPRSPFYDPTGRPMQPLARLYLNREKIIPRGCDEEILQQQVTQLEVVENNEDTSRPECQTTEYTAWSSCSVTCGKGLRMRTRSYLMPEKAAMFKCNRQLVSKEMCVSSIPECPGEEETDDTDLLPVLNNPFCETTDWGSWSECSSTCGPGLRMRTRRFQNSMGRKRCPHVSIVEREKCMEAACVSGLEEQIDPTCKVTEWSDWSPCSASCGKGVKLRTRLLMVDPSQQQHCSSKLELLQQRPCLEQADCTFDMATAKVVCMEQADPGPCRGYFQRWAFVPQKLMCVPFGYGGCRGNRNNFLTAEECNNTCRIVRDILSGQPVSEADARNGLIPRAEPVDCRVSKWSPWSPCSVTCGTGRVTSYRTILQEPQNGGNPCPKKLQRRFRCQLAPCE; encoded by the exons ATGTTGTTCCTGATCGTGACAACGTGTCTGGCGATGGCGGTACAGGCCGGATGTCCTATGCGACCGACCGCGGAACAAACTTCCGCTCCGAGGACTACGGGCGACGGTGGCTATAGGATACTCGTTAGCGGGAAGGCCGACAAATATATTCCCAACGCTGTTTACACGATCAGTTTGCAAG GATCACAAACGCACGAGAGGCTGCAACAGTTCACGCGTTTCACGCTCTCGGTGAATTCTCAACACGCTCCAAATAATCTTAACGCTCGAGTAGGATACTTTCAACTGTTTTCCGATTCTTTGACCACGTTCAATGAAGACTGCGTCAACACCATCTCGGAAGCTTCCGATTATCCGAAAACGGAG ATCCAAGTGATGTGGAAGGCACCGCCGTCAGGATCAGGATGCGTTATCTTTACAGCTATGGTGCTGGAGAATAGCGTGCGATGGTACGCCGAGGACGTTGGCTTAACCAAGACCTTCTGCGAAATGGAAGCAGCCGAGAGCGCGACCTTCAATGTGGACAAGTGCTGCGCCTGCGACGAGGCAAAATACTCG TTGACAATGGAAGGACTCTGGTCAAACGTGACTCATCCAAAAGACTTTCCATTTTCTATTTGGTTGACCCACTTCAGTGACCTAATCGGCGCTTCTCACGTGCCGACATTTTCCTTCTGGGGTAAGGACCACATCGCAACTGATGGCTTCCGGCAGTTAGCTGAGTGGGGATCCGCGTCAGGAGTAGAATCTGAGCTCAGGGCTCAGACcggaaataaattaaaaacgcTCATCAAAGCTGCTGGATTGTGGTACCCAAACGTAAACAGCAATACTACCAGCAGTTTcaa AGTGGATAGGCTACATCCCATGATATCTGCAGCTTCCATGTTTGGCCCTTCTCCAGATTGGGTCGTCGGTGTTAGTAAACTAAATCTCTGCAGAAAGGACTGTACCTGGACCAAAAGCGAGATAATCGATTTATACCCGTGGGACGCTGGCACTGACAATGGAATCTCCTACATGTCGCCCAATTCTGAAACAAAGCCGCGCGAGAAGATGAAACCAATCACCACTCTGTACCCTGAAGATCCCAGATCACCGTTTTACGACCCAACTGGAAGGCCCATGCAGCCATTAGCCAGGTTGTATTTGAACAGAGAGAAAATTATTCCGCGGGGTTGCGACGAGGAAATTCTTCAGCAACAAGTCACGCAGCTCGAAGTAGTTGAGAACAACGAGGATACTTCTAGAC CCGAATGTCAGACTACAGAGTACACAGCTTGGTCAAGCTGTTCGGTGACTTGCGGCAAAGGACTGAGAATGCGTACCAGGTCGTATCTAATGCCTGAAAAAGCAGCAATGTTCAAGTGCAACAGGCAATTAGTTTCAAAGGAAATGTGTGTCTCATCGATCCCGGAATGCCC TGGAGAGGAGGAGACAGACGATACTGATTTGCTGCCGGTTCTTAATAATCCTTTTTGCGAGACAACTGATTGGGGTTCCTGGTCCGAGTGCTCCTCTACGTGTGGTCCGGGGCTAAGGATGAGAACAAGACGATTCCAGAATAGCATGGGTCGTAAACGATGTCCTCACGTTTCCATTGTCGAGAGAGAAAAATGTATGGAAGCGGCGTGCGTGTCTGGCTTAGAGGAACAGATCGATCCTACGTGCAAG GTGACTGAGTGGTCCGATTGGTCTCCGTGTAGCGCTTCTTGCGGAAAGGGGGTAAAATTGAGAACCAGACTGTTGATGGTAGACCCGTCACAGCAGCAACATTGCTCCTCTAAATTGGAATTGCTGCAGCAACGTCCGTGTTTGGAGCAGGCTGACTGTACTTTCGACATGGCGACTGCAAAAG TGGTCTGTATGGAACAAGCTGATCCTGGACCCTGCAGGGGTTACTTCCAGAGGTGGGCGTTCGTTCCTCAGAAACTGATGTGCGTACCCTTTGGCTATGGAGGTTGTCGTGGTAACAGGAACAACTTCTTGACTGCTGAAGAGTGCAACAATACCTGTCGCATT GTACGAGACATTCTTAGCGGGCAGCCTGTAAGTGAAGCTGATGCTAGAAATGGTCTGATACCTCGCGCAGAACCTGTCGATTGTCGTGTGAGCAAGTGGTCACCTTGGTCACCTTGTAGCGTCACGTGTGGTACAGGTCGCGTTACCAGTTATCGTACAATCCTG CAAGAGCCACAAAACGGAGGAAATCCTTGTCCCAAGAAGCTTCAGCGGCGATTCAGATGCCAGCTAGCACCATGCGAGTAA
- the LOC126868574 gene encoding uncharacterized protein LOC126868574 isoform X1 — protein MATLAGSSSSGLTRPPTMLEQLLEEINFQRTKELRQMLKDDSGFVILQGTTYWTDLFVRHFLFQAEHTIDGDDLLFFVRKKHVKTSSRYLPKFETEVDVFRKDSKKLPIGDPDIDWEETVYLNLVVHQFDYTLTLAICTRTSPKELQVLRRHSQKVYASPSRRRMDAKGDLEEMTYPHICFMVDNFDEVFCDILVRDGEMVCVELVASDREGAIQGVIFLGSIRYDALKKVYDARSSLSTKMAQRMTFGLFSGAASQRIEFVRMKGPRGKGHAEMAVTKPKGSGAETPTSEPGYCATDSLWDADWDDAEELFMYRHQRRLSDPSANLNNFVRGGWRTKPDTAATKARSENEGLDSMANGLNEIEAGDVRDADLQDSSWGGRGSPGNHRSPQVRRRRSPFLSGRQQRPKQKQRNSWERTENENSSNHKEAYHETHGLRNHQHNHIEVGSEILVPAAACLTDDNVRQKLDAGAILVHGKEELPYEEDNNRKRRPYSTGQINHERINNLENDEEHRRLSDDEVVRVRRTDGRRRLRSAGSDHEEYYTGRNKNKNDEQMRDKNANARITRGNLTTHRQSATLPRRRRRRALSGSFAGNPLPPHRVTPDGTAIYYWCELPRRPGSQELDDGAYNPLWTMRGFTQTFHFWKETRRAQSVPLNAFLTYITLPWWSIAKDILDHREGPILTF, from the exons ATGGCTACTCTGGCGGGCAGCTCGTCGTCGGGCCTCACCAGGCCACCGACAATGCTGGAGCAGCTTCTCGAGGAGATCAACTTCCAGAGGACCAAGGAGCTCAGGCAGATGCTCAAAGATG ACTCGGGTTTCGTGATACTTCAAGGTACAACCTACTGGACGGACCTGTTTGTCAGGCACTTCCTCTTCCAGGCGGAGCATACGATCGACGGCGACGatctccttttcttcgtgCGCAAAAAACACGTGAAAACATCGTCGAGATACTTACCAAAGTTCGAAACGGAGGTGGACGTGTTCCGGAAAGACAGCAAAAAGTTACCAATCGGCGATCCCGACATCGATTGGGAAGAAACCGTGTACCTGAACCTAGTCGTGCACCAGTTCGACTACACGCTAACGTTAGCGATTTGCACAAGGACGAGTCCCAAGGAATTGCAA gTATTACGAAGACACTCGCAAAAGGTTTACGCAAGCCCGAGTCGGCGGCGAATGGACGCGAAAGGAGATCTCGAAGAGATGACGTACCCGCATATATGTTTCATGGTGGACAATTTCGACGAAGTTTTCTGTGATATTCTAGTCAGGGATGGGGAGATGGTGTGCGTGGAATTGGTTGCGTCCGACAGGGAGGGCGCCATTCAAGGTGTCATTTTTCTCGGGTCTATCAGATACGACGCTTTGAAGAAAGTATATGACGCAAGA TCCAGTCTCAGTACCAAAATGGCGCAGCGTATGACCTTTGGCTTGTTTTCTGGCGCGGCTTCCCAACGAATAGAATTCGTTCGAATGAAGGGACCTCGTG GCAAGGGGCACGCGGAAATGGCTGTGACGAAGCCAAAGGGTTCAGGAGCGGAGACACCAACTTCGGAACCTGGCTACTGTGCCACGGATTCCCTCTGGGACGCTGATTGGGACGACGCCGAGGAATTATTTATGTATCGACATCAACGAAGGCTATCCGACCCAAGCGccaatttgaataatttcgtCCGGGGTGGTTGGAGAACGAAACCAGACACAGCTGCAACGAAAGCCAGGTCAGAGAACGAGGGTCTGGACTCGATGGCCAATGGACTGAACGAAATCGAAGCTGGAGACGTTCGAGACG CCGACCTACAGGATAGCAGCTGGGGCGGCCGGGGCTCACCAGGAAATCACAGGAGTCCTCAAGTCAGGCGACGAAGATCCCCTTTCCTTTCTGGCAGGCAACAACGTCCCAAGCAAAAGCAACGTAACTCGTGGGAACGTACCGAAAATGAGAACTCGTCGAATCACAAGGAGGCCTATCACGAAACACACG GCCTCCGCAACCACCAACACAACCATATCGAAGTGGGTAGCGAGATACTCGTGCCAGCGGCAGCTTGTTTGACTGACGACAACGTGAGACAGAAGCTGGACGCGGGCGCGATTCTGGTGCATGGCAAGGAGGAACTACCGTACGAGGAGGACAATAACCGCAAACGAAGGCCATACAGCACCGGTCAGATTAATCACGAGCGGATCAACAACTTGGAGAACGACGAGGAGCATCGACGACTCAGCGACGACGAAGTGGTCAGGGTACGTCGGACCGATGGTCGCCGGCGTCTTCGTTCGGCTGGCTCGGATCACGAAGAATACTACACCGGCCGGAACAAGAACAAAAACGACGAGCAGATGAGAGATAAAAACGCGAACGCCCGTATTACAAGAGGCAACCTGACCACGCACAGACAGAGCGCCACTCTGCCTAGAAGGAGGCGAAGACGAGCATTGTCCGGCAGCTTCGCAGGCAACCCTCTTCCGCCGCATCGAGTCACACCAGACGGCACAGCTATCTACTATTGGTGCGAGCTCCCGCGCCGCCCCGGCTCACAGG AGTTGGACGACGGCGCTTACAACCCTCTGTGGACGATGCGAGGATTCACACAGACCTTCCATTTCTGGAAAGAGACCAGACGGGCCCAATCCGTTCCCTTGAACGCGTTTCTTACTTATATTACCCTGCCATGGTGGAGCATTGCCAAAG ATATTCTTGATCATCGAGAAGGACCTATTCTGACGTTCTAG